The Daphnia pulicaria isolate SC F1-1A chromosome 12, SC_F0-13Bv2, whole genome shotgun sequence genome contains a region encoding:
- the LOC124316525 gene encoding salivary glue protein Sgs-3-like isoform X2, with protein sequence MRPTQFLTICFICLFSRAHSYSLESLGLSQLSNVFRGGFGAFGRQNGGIGVFRGGYGDSKVADDMELRQDPLTEAPITEAPITEAPITEAPITEAPITEAPITEAPITEAPITEAPITEAPITEAPITDAPTDPPTTTKPTTKKPTTKKPTTKKPTTKKPTTKKPTTKKPTTKKPTTKKPTTKKPTTKKPTTKKPTTKKPTTKKPTTKKPTTKKPTTKKPVG encoded by the exons ATGCGTCCCACACAATTTTTG ACAATCTGCTTCATTTGTCTCTTCAGTCGTGCCCACTCGTATTCTCTAGAGTCCCTTGGGTTGAGCCAGCTCAGCAATG TTTTTCGCGGCGGTTTTGGAGCTTTTGGCCGCCAAAATGGAGGTATTGGCGTTTTTCGCGGCGGTTATGGAGATTCGAAAGTGGCTGATGACATGGAATTGAGACAAGACCCTCTCACCGAAGCTCCTATTACCGAAGCTCCTATTACCGAAGCTCCCATCACTGAAGCTCCTATTACTGAAGCTCCTATTACTGAAGCTCCCATCACTGAAGCTCCCATCACTGAAGCTCCTATTACTGAAGCTCCCATCACTGAAGCTCCT ATCACTGAAGCTCCTATTACTGATGCCCCGACGGACCCACCAACTACAACTAAACCTAccacaaaaaaaccaacaactaAAAAGCCAACAACTAAAAAACCCACAACTAAAAAACCCACCACCAAAAAACCCACCACTAAGAAACCTACCACTAAAAAACCCACAACGAAAAAACCTACTACTAAAAAACCTACCACAAAGAAACCCACTACCAAGAAACCTACCACCAAGAAACCCACCACCAAAAAACCTACCACCAAGAAGCCAACGACAAAGAAACCTACGACGAAAAAACCGGTTGGTTAG
- the LOC124316525 gene encoding salivary glue protein Sgs-3-like isoform X1 has protein sequence MRPTQFLTICFICLFSRAHSYSLESLGLSQLSNVFRGGFGAFGRQNGGIGVFRGGYGDSKVADDMELRQDPLTEAPITEAPITEAPITEAPITEAPITEAPITEAPITEAPITEAPITEAPITEAPITEAPITEAPITDAPTDPPTTTKPTTKKPTTKKPTTKKPTTKKPTTKKPTTKKPTTKKPTTKKPTTKKPTTKKPTTKKPTTKKPTTKKPTTKKPTTKKPTTKKPVG, from the exons ATGCGTCCCACACAATTTTTG ACAATCTGCTTCATTTGTCTCTTCAGTCGTGCCCACTCGTATTCTCTAGAGTCCCTTGGGTTGAGCCAGCTCAGCAATG TTTTTCGCGGCGGTTTTGGAGCTTTTGGCCGCCAAAATGGAGGTATTGGCGTTTTTCGCGGCGGTTATGGAGATTCGAAAGTGGCTGATGACATGGAATTGAGACAAGACCCTCTCACCGAAGCTCCTATTACCGAAGCTCCTATTACCGAAGCTCCCATCACTGAAGCTCCTATTACTGAAGCTCCTATTACTGAAGCTCCCATCACTGAAGCTCCCATCACTGAAGCTCCTATTACTGAAGCTCCCATCACTGAAGCTCCTATAACTGAGGCTCCTATTACTGAAGCTCCCATCACTGAAGCTCCTATTACTGATGCCCCGACGGACCCACCAACTACAACTAAACCTAccacaaaaaaaccaacaactaAAAAGCCAACAACTAAAAAACCCACAACTAAAAAACCCACCACCAAAAAACCCACCACTAAGAAACCTACCACTAAAAAACCCACAACGAAAAAACCTACTACTAAAAAACCTACCACAAAGAAACCCACTACCAAGAAACCTACCACCAAGAAACCCACCACCAAAAAACCTACCACCAAGAAGCCAACGACAAAGAAACCTACGACGAAAAAACCGGTTGGTTAG
- the LOC124316525 gene encoding salivary glue protein Sgs-3-like isoform X3, whose amino-acid sequence MNFVEVFRGGYGDSKVADDMELRQDPLTEAPITEAPITEAPITEAPITEAPITEAPITEAPITEAPITEAPITEAPITEAPITEAPITEAPITDAPTDPPTTTKPTTKKPTTKKPTTKKPTTKKPTTKKPTTKKPTTKKPTTKKPTTKKPTTKKPTTKKPTTKKPTTKKPTTKKPTTKKPTTKKPVG is encoded by the exons ATG AATTTCGTTGAA GTTTTTCGCGGCGGTTATGGAGATTCGAAAGTGGCTGATGACATGGAATTGAGACAAGACCCTCTCACCGAAGCTCCTATTACCGAAGCTCCTATTACCGAAGCTCCCATCACTGAAGCTCCTATTACTGAAGCTCCTATTACTGAAGCTCCCATCACTGAAGCTCCCATCACTGAAGCTCCTATTACTGAAGCTCCCATCACTGAAGCTCCTATAACTGAGGCTCCTATTACTGAAGCTCCCATCACTGAAGCTCCTATTACTGATGCCCCGACGGACCCACCAACTACAACTAAACCTAccacaaaaaaaccaacaactaAAAAGCCAACAACTAAAAAACCCACAACTAAAAAACCCACCACCAAAAAACCCACCACTAAGAAACCTACCACTAAAAAACCCACAACGAAAAAACCTACTACTAAAAAACCTACCACAAAGAAACCCACTACCAAGAAACCTACCACCAAGAAACCCACCACCAAAAAACCTACCACCAAGAAGCCAACGACAAAGAAACCTACGACGAAAAAACCGGTTGGTTAG
- the LOC124316488 gene encoding salivary glue protein Sgs-3-like isoform X2 yields the protein MRLTYFLAICFICLVGRVRPHSLGSFGRSLKDVAYDMQLRDDPPTDAPTDAPTDAPTDAPTDAPTDAPTDAPTDAPTDAPTEAPTDTPTDAPTDAPTDAPTDAPTDAPTDAPTDAPTDAPTDAPTDAPTDAPTDAPTDTPTDAPTDAPTDAPTDAPTDAPTDAPTDAPTTKPSTQKPATTVKPTTTKPTTKMPTTVKPTTAKPTTIKPTTAKPTTKKPTTVKPTTKKPTTMKPTTKKPTTAKATTKKPTVKPTTKKPTVKPTTIRNLQ from the exons ATGCGTCTCACTTATTTTTtg GCAATTTGCTTCATTTGTCTCGTCGGTCGTGTCCGCCCGCATTCCCTTGGATCCTTTGGAAGGAGCCTCAAGGATG TGGCTTATGATATGCAACTGAGAGATGATCCTCCGACGGATGCCCCTACCGATGCTCCTACCGACGCCCCTACTGACGCTCCTACTGACGCCCCTACTGACGCCCCCACTGATGCTCCTACCGATGCCCCTACCGATGCTCCTACCGAAGCCCCTACCGATACTCCTACAGACGCCCCTACCGACGCTCCTACTGACGCCCCTACAGACGCCCCTACCGACGCTCCTACTGACGCCCCTACCGACGCTCCTACCGACGCTCCTACTGACGCCCCCACTGATGCTCCTACCGATGCCCCTACCGATGCTCCTACCGATACTCCTACAGACGCCCCTACAGACGCCCCTACCGACGCTCCTACCGACGCTCCTACTGATGCCCCTACCGACGCCCCGACGGACGCACCAACTACAAAACCGTCGACCCAAAAGCCAGCAACCACAGTAAAACCTACAACAACTAAACCTACCACAAAAATGCCTACTACAGTTAAACCGACTACAGCTAAACCCACCACTATAAAACCAACTACAGCTAAGCCTACCACCAAGAAACCTACTACAGTAAAACCTACCACTAAGAAGCCTACTACAATGAAACCTACTACTAAGAAACCGACTACAGCTAAGGCTACCACTAAGAAACCTACAGTGAAACCTACCACTAAGAAACCTACAGTGAAACCTACTACTATAAGAAACCTACAGTGA
- the LOC124316488 gene encoding salivary glue protein Sgs-3-like isoform X1, translated as MRLTYFLAICFICLVGRVRPHSLGSFGRSLKDVVVDSKVAYDMQLRDDPPTDAPTDAPTDAPTDAPTDAPTDAPTDAPTDAPTDAPTEAPTDTPTDAPTDAPTDAPTDAPTDAPTDAPTDAPTDAPTDAPTDAPTDAPTDAPTDTPTDAPTDAPTDAPTDAPTDAPTDAPTDAPTTKPSTQKPATTVKPTTTKPTTKMPTTVKPTTAKPTTIKPTTAKPTTKKPTTVKPTTKKPTTMKPTTKKPTTAKATTKKPTVKPTTKKPTVKPTTIRNLQ; from the exons ATGCGTCTCACTTATTTTTtg GCAATTTGCTTCATTTGTCTCGTCGGTCGTGTCCGCCCGCATTCCCTTGGATCCTTTGGAAGGAGCCTCAAGGATG TTGTTGTTGATTCGAAAGTGGCTTATGATATGCAACTGAGAGATGATCCTCCGACGGATGCCCCTACCGATGCTCCTACCGACGCCCCTACTGACGCTCCTACTGACGCCCCTACTGACGCCCCCACTGATGCTCCTACCGATGCCCCTACCGATGCTCCTACCGAAGCCCCTACCGATACTCCTACAGACGCCCCTACCGACGCTCCTACTGACGCCCCTACAGACGCCCCTACCGACGCTCCTACTGACGCCCCTACCGACGCTCCTACCGACGCTCCTACTGACGCCCCCACTGATGCTCCTACCGATGCCCCTACCGATGCTCCTACCGATACTCCTACAGACGCCCCTACAGACGCCCCTACCGACGCTCCTACCGACGCTCCTACTGATGCCCCTACCGACGCCCCGACGGACGCACCAACTACAAAACCGTCGACCCAAAAGCCAGCAACCACAGTAAAACCTACAACAACTAAACCTACCACAAAAATGCCTACTACAGTTAAACCGACTACAGCTAAACCCACCACTATAAAACCAACTACAGCTAAGCCTACCACCAAGAAACCTACTACAGTAAAACCTACCACTAAGAAGCCTACTACAATGAAACCTACTACTAAGAAACCGACTACAGCTAAGGCTACCACTAAGAAACCTACAGTGAAACCTACCACTAAGAAACCTACAGTGAAACCTACTACTATAAGAAACCTACAGTGA
- the LOC124316722 gene encoding endoglucanase-like: MQIREDPPTNAPTDAPTDSPTDTPTDSPTDPPTYAPTDPPTDSPTDAPTDAPTDAPTDAPTDAPTDAPTDAPSDSPTDPPTDSSTDAPTAAPTDAPTDAPTDAPTDAPTNSPTDAPTDAPTDAPTDAPTNSPTDTPTTALTDAPTDAPTDAATDAPTDAPTDAPT; encoded by the coding sequence ATGCAAATAAGAGAGGATCCTCCGACGAATGCCCCAACCGATGCCCCTACCGATTCACCCACTGATACACCTACCGATTCACCCACTGATCCACCTACCTACGCCCCCACTGATCCACCTACCGATTCACCAACTGACGCCCCTACCGATGCCCCCACTGATGCACCTACCGACGCCCCTACCGATGCCCCTACCGACGCGCCCACTGATGCACCTTCCGATTCACCCACTGATCCACCTACCGATTCTTCCACTGACGCCCCTACCGCCGCCCCAACTGATGCACCTACGGACGCCCCTACTGATGCACCTACCGATGCCCCCACCAATTCGCCTACCGACGCCCCCACTGATGCACCTACCGACGCCCCTACTGATGCACCTACCAATTCACCCACTGACACCCCTACAACCGCCCTCACTGATGCACCTACCGACGCCCCTACTGATGCAGCTACCGACGCCCCTACTGATGCACCTACCGATGCCCCAACTTAG
- the LOC124316724 gene encoding cell surface glycoprotein 1-like, giving the protein MPPPIQLPTPPLMHLPTPLLMHLLMPLLRHLPTPLPIRLPTPPPIRLPYPTDAPTDAPTDSTTDAPTDAPTDAPTDAPTDAPTEAPTDAPTDSPTDSPTDAPTDAPTDAPTDSPTDAPTDAPTDSPTDPPTDSPTDSPTDSPTDAPTNSPTDTPTDAPTDAPTNAPTDAPTEAPTDAPTDSPTEAPTDSPTDSPTDSPTDSPTNAPTDAPTDAPTDAPTDSPTEAPTDSLTDSPTDAPTDAPSDAPTDAPTDSPTEAPTDNPTDAPTDSPTDALTDAPTDAPTDAPTDSPTDVPTDAPTDAPTDAPTDAPTEAPTDAPTDAPTDSPTDSPTDSPTDAPTDAPTDAPTDAPTDSPTEPSTDSPTDAPTDAPTDASTDPPTDSPTVAPTDNPTDAPTDSPTDAPTDAPTDAPTDAPTDSPTDVPTDAPTDAPTDAPTDAPTEAPTDAPTDAPTDSPTDSPTDSPTDAPTDAPTDAPTDAPTNSPTEPSTDSPTDAPTDAPTDASTDPPTDSPTDAPTDAPTDSPTDPPTDSPTDSPTDSPTDAPTNSPTDTPTDTPTDAPTEAPTDTPTDSPTEAPTDSPTDSPTDAPTDAPTDAPTDPPTDSPTDAPTDGPTDSPTDPPTDSPTESPTDSPTDAPTNSPTYAPTDAPTDAPTDSPTEPSTDSPTDAPTDAPTDFPTDAPTTKPLTSKPTTVKPTTKPTTKSPITMKPTTKIPTTMKPTTIKPTTKKPTTLKPTTLKPTTVKPTTIKPTTKKPTTLKPTTNKPTTIKPTTVKPTTIKPTTKKPTTIKPTTKKPTTIKPTTLKPTTIKPTTIKPTTIKPTTIKPTTIKPTTIKPTTIKPTTIKPTTKKPTTLKPTTNKPTSTVKPTTKKPTTLKPTTNKPTTVKPTTLKPTTIKPTTMKPTTKKATTMKPTTNKPTTVKLTTKKPTTKPTTKKPTTKKPVG; this is encoded by the coding sequence ATGCCCCCACCGATTCAACTACCGACGCCCCCACTGATGCACCTACCGACGCCCCTACTGATGCACCTACTGATGCCCCTACTGAGGCACCTACCGACGCCCCTACCGATTCGCCTACCGACTCCCCCACCGATTCGCCTACCCTACCCTACTGATGCACCTACCGATGCCCCCACCGATTCAACTACCGACGCCCCCACTGATGCACCTACCGACGCCCCTACTGATGCACCTACTGATGCCCCTACTGAGGCACCTACCGACGCCCCTACCGATTCGCCTACCGACTCCCCCACTGATGCACCTACCGACGCGCCCACTGATGCACCTACCGATTCACCCACTGATGCACCTACCGACGCCCCAACCGATTCACCCACTGATCCACCTACCGATTCCCCAACCGACTCCCCCACTGATTCACCTACCGACGCCCCTACCAATTCACCCACTGATACACCTACCGACGCCCCTACTGATGCACCTACCAACGCCCCTACTGATGCACCTACTGAGGCACCTACCGACGCCCCTACCGATTCACCCACTGAAGCCCCTACCGACTCCCCCACCGATTCGCCTACCGACTCCCCCACCGATTCGCCTACCAACGCCCCCACTGATGCACCTACCGACGCGCCCACTGATGCACCTACCGATTCACCCACTGAAGCCCCTACCGACTCCCTAACCGATTCGCCTACCGACGCCCCCACTGATGCACCTTCCGACGCGCCCACTGATGCACCTACCGATTCACCCACTGAAGCCCCTACCGACAACCCTACTGATGCACCTACCGATTCACCAACTGACGCCCTTACCGACGCCCCTACTGATGCACCTACCGATGCCCCCACCGATTCGCCTACCGACGTCCCCACTGATGCACCTACCGACGCCCCTACTGATGCACCTACTGATGCCCCTACTGAGGCACCTACCGACGCCCCTACCGACGCCCCTACCGATTCGCCTACCGACTCCCCCACCGATTCGCCTACCGACGCCCCCACTGATGCACCTACCGACGCGCCCACTGATGCACCTACCGATTCACCCACTGAACCATCTACCGACTCCCCCACCGATGCTCCTACCGACGCCCCTACAGACGCCTCTACTGACCCACCTACCGATTCACCCACTGTAGCCCCTACCGACAACCCTACTGATGCACCTACCGATTCACCAACTGACGCCCCTACCGACGCCCCTACTGATGCACCTACCGATGCCCCCACCGATTCGCCTACCGACGTCCCCACTGATGCACCTACCGACGCCCCTACTGATGCACCTACTGATGCCCCTACTGAGGCACCTACCGACGCCCCTACCGACGCCCCTACCGATTCGCCTACCGACTCCCCCACCGATTCGCCTACCGACGCCCCCACTGATGCACCTACCGACGCGCCCACTGATGCACCTACCAATTCACCCACTGAACCATCTACCGACTCCCCCACCGATGCTCCTACCGACGCCCCTACAGACGCCTCTACTGACCCACCTACCGATTCACCCACTGATGCACCTACCGACGCCCCAACCGATTCACCCACTGATCCACCTACCGATTCCCCAACCGACTCCCCCACTGATTCACCTACCGACGCCCCTACCAATTCACCCACTGATACACCTACCGACACCCCTACTGATGCACCTACTGAGGCACCTACCGACACCCCTACCGATTCACCCACTGAAGCCCCTACCGACTCCCCCACCGATTCGCCTACCGATGCCCCCACTGATGCACCTACCGACGCGCCCACTGACCCACCTACCGATTCACCCACTGATGCACCTACCGACGGCCCAACCGATTCACCCACTGATCCACCTACCGATTCCCCAACCGAATCCCCCACTGATTCACCTACCGACGCCCCTACCAATTCACCCACTTATGCACCTACCGACGCCCCCACTGATGCACCTACCGATTCACCAACTGAACCATCTACCGACTCCCCCACCGATGCTCCTACTGATGCTCCAACAGACTTTCCCACGGACGCACCAACTACAAAACCATTGACATCAAAGCCGACCACAGTAAAACCTACAACTAAACCAACAACGAAATCACCTATCACGATGAAACCTACCACCAAGATACCTACTACGATGAAACCTACAACAATTAAACCTACCACCAAGAAACCTACGACACTTAAACCTACTACGCTAAAACCTACAACTGTAAAACCTACAACAATTAAACCTACCACCAAGAAACCTACGACACTTAAACCAACAACTAATAAACCTACTACGATAAAACCTACAACTGTTAAACCTACAACAATTAAACCTACCACCAAGAAACCTACAACAATTAAACCTACCACCAAGAAACCTACAACAATTAAACCTACTACGCTAAAACCTACAACAATTAAACCTACTACAATAAAACCTACAACAATTAAACCTACTACGATAAAACCTACAACAATTAAACCTACAACAATTAAACCTACTACGATAAAACCTACAACTATTAAACCCACCACCAAGAAACCTACGACACTTAAACCCACGACTAATAAACCTACTTCAACAGTTAAGCCTACTACTAAGAAACCTACGACACTTAAACCTACAACTAATAAACCTACTACAGTTAAGCCCACTACACTTAAACCTACTACAATAAAACCAACTACAATGAAGCCTACCACTAAGAAAGCTACTACGATGAAACCTACTACTAATAAACCAACTACAGTGAAACTTACCACCAAGAAACCTACAACGAAGCCGACAACTAAGAAACCTACAACGAAAAAACCAGTTGGTTAG
- the LOC124316469 gene encoding uncharacterized protein LOC124316469, whose amino-acid sequence MKFVLIFLSAYVVAISHQQFQQRPRSLLWWSPYYEPLPVDREENIPFSRQLMRRPSRPPPPYFSQNVDYNSDLTELINEPNDVFNDGFPDAQSRIKSSNHFLQDSFYNQQAHPRFLYNFGSASFYNPFFKTATFTVSSTLNLLSIQNCVPAFQVSPVPVACRRKRHEIQDFTGEQFSIVPSETLKLMPTELAPSSVRNTEQISSSKGDYIDYGETSTTDQHSRGKRLFFINKNQFVVSTTVTSYSFSSTTSTVTVNLINPPPAAQCKDVAAPPIVQCVACLPAGFIVCPAAAG is encoded by the exons ATGAAGTTCGTTTTAATATTCCTGTCGGCCTATGTTGTGGCCATCTCTCACCAACAATTCCAACAACGGCCAAGGAGTCTACTATGGTGGTCGCCGTATTACGAACCACTTCCGGTCGATCGTGAAGAAAACATCCCGTTTTCTCGTCAGTTGATGAGGCGCCCTTCAAGACCTCCTCCACCTTACTTTTCTCAA AATGTGGATTACAATTCTGACCTGACTGAGTTGATTAACGAGCCCAATGATGTTTTTAACGATGGCTTTCCTGACGCCCAGTCCAGGATAAAATCGTCAAATCATTTCCTGCAGGATTCGTTTTACAATCAACAGGCGCATCCGCGATTTCTCTACAATTTTGGCAGCGCTAGCTTCTAcaacccattttttaaaacggcGACGTTTACTGTTTCCTCCACTTTGAACTTATTATCCATTCAAAATTGCGTTCCGGCATTCCAAGTGTCACCTGTGCCGGTTGCTTGTCGCCGCAAGAGGCATGAAATTCAAGATTTTACCGGAGAGCAGTTTTCCATTGTTCCTTCGGAAACTCTCAA ATTGATGCCAACAGAACTTGCGCCATCATCGGTTCGAAACACAGAACAAATTTCGTCGTCTAAAGGCGATTATATCGACTACGGGGAAACATCGACAACAGACCAACACTCAAGAGGGAAACGGCTTTTCTTCATCAACAAGAATCAATTTGTTGTGTCTACTACTGTGACAtcatattcattttcttctacaACTTCTACGGTAACTGTTAATCTAATTAATCCACCACCAGCTGCTCAATGTAAAGATGTAGCTGCTCCTCCAATAGTACAATGCGTTGCCTGTTTGCCGGCAGGCTTCATCGTGTGCCCTGCAGCTGCGGGTTAA